The Acidobacteriota bacterium DNA segment GGCTGGTAATGGTGGTTTTACCGGATCCGGTGGCACCAACCAGTGCGATTGACTGCCCGGCTGGGGCTTGAAACGAAACATTCTTCAAGACCCATTCTTCGCCTTTGTAGGCAAACCAGACGTTGCGAAATTCGATTTCTCCACGAATGTTGGACACTGGTTTTGGGGCGTCCGGAGAAGTAATTTCAAGGGGTGTGTCCAACACCTTAAACACACGCTCTGAAGCCGCCATGGCTGCTTGCAGGATGTTGTATTTTTCGCTGATATCCTGGATGGGTTCATAAAACCGCTGCATGGCTTGAATAAAGAAAATCAGTGAACCGAGGGTCAAGGCGCCTTGAATGACCTGACCGCCGCCATACCACACAACCAGCGCCACGCCCACCGAGCTAATCAAGCCCACCGCCGGATAAAACACCGCATAATAAAAAACCGAGTTCACATTGGCGATTCGATGCAGGTCGTTGATTTCGTCGAAATCGGTCAGGGCACGGGTTTCGCGATTAAAAAGCTGGACCACGGGCATTCCGGTGATGTGTTCCTGCAAAAAGGCATTGATGCGGGCCATGCGGGTGCGGACTTCGCGATAGGTCGCAGTGGCGTTGACCCGAAACCAGGCGGTGACCCCAACCAGCAACGGGATAATGATCATACTCACCAGCGCCAGTTTCCAGTTGATCAGCAGCAAAAAGACCAGAATTCCAATCAGCGTGAAGACATCGCTAAAAAGCGTCACAAACCCGGCGGTGAAGAGTTCGTTCAGGGCATCCACGTCGGAGGTCAGGCGCGAGATCATCCGGCCAATTGGGTGGCGGTCATAATAACTCAGGGAGAGATGCTGAAATTTGGCGAAAATCTCCTTGCGCATGTCATACATGATGAACTGACCCATTGAGTTCAGGATCACGGACTGGACATAGGTCAGGGAGAAAACAATCGAAATCAGGATCACATACCAGATTCCGATCACCAACACCCCATTTGCTGGGGTGAAATGAATGCCTAATCCGTCAACACCGTTCTGAAACAGCCGGGAAAAAAAGGAGAGATTCTGATCCGAGGGAGGTTTGAGATAGAGGTCAACCGCCACCATCGTCAGGTTGAGCGCCACCAGTTCAAAGATGGACGTCAAGGTGATCAGCGGAATGGCGATTGAAATTTGAACTCGATAGGGTTTCAGATACCTTAAGAGCCGCCAGAACAGGCGACCATCATAG contains these protein-coding regions:
- a CDS encoding ABC transporter ATP-binding protein, whose amino-acid sequence is MASHHEEEAVEKSYDGRLFWRLLRYLKPYRVQISIAIPLITLTSIFELVALNLTMVAVDLYLKPPSDQNLSFFSRLFQNGVDGLGIHFTPANGVLVIGIWYVILISIVFSLTYVQSVILNSMGQFIMYDMRKEIFAKFQHLSLSYYDRHPIGRMISRLTSDVDALNELFTAGFVTLFSDVFTLIGILVFLLLINWKLALVSMIIIPLLVGVTAWFRVNATATYREVRTRMARINAFLQEHITGMPVVQLFNRETRALTDFDEINDLHRIANVNSVFYYAVFYPAVGLISSVGVALVVWYGGGQVIQGALTLGSLIFFIQAMQRFYEPIQDISEKYNILQAAMAASERVFKVLDTPLEITSPDAPKPVSNIRGEIEFRNVWFAYKGEEWVLKNVSFQAPAGQSIALVGATGSGKTTITSLLMRFYDIQRGQILLDGVDIKELDLHQLRQSFGIVLQDVFLFAGTIADNIRLGNTSIDDDRIHFAAREVHADEFIQKLPGGYQAEVKERGATLSVGQKQLLSFARALAFDPRILILDEATSSIDTHTEQLIQQAIERLLIDRTSILVAHRLSTIQKANQIIVLHKGEIREMGTHQELLAQHGLYRRLYELQYKEQAQASTGDSIPTGPSDIQLTAEPG